In one Lolium rigidum isolate FL_2022 chromosome 3, APGP_CSIRO_Lrig_0.1, whole genome shotgun sequence genomic region, the following are encoded:
- the LOC124700976 gene encoding dirigent protein 4-like yields the protein MRAPSLLAVLILLVLCSLQPDAAAASRVHHHRFGREKLTTLHFYLHDTLSGKDPTAVLVAHGANATSRPGDPTPFGSVYATDDVLTEGPERASRVVGSAQGLYVSSGKDGRLSLVMGMDFEFSDYNGSSFVVFSRNPVTNDHRELAVVGGRGKFRMARGFAVLRTHYLDTGNGDAIIEYNVTLLHY from the coding sequence ATGAGAGCTCCATCACTGCTCGCcgttctcatcctcctcgtcctctgCTCGCTTCAACCCGACGCCGCTGCTGCCAGTCGCGTCCACCACCACCGGTTCGGCCGGGAGAAGCTCACCACCCTCCATTTCTACCTGCACGACACCCTGAGCGGCAAGGACCCGACGGCCGTCCTCGTCGCTCACGGAGCCAACGCCACGTCGAGGCCCGGCGACCCgacgcccttcggctccgtgtacGCCACCGACGACGTGCTCACGGAGGGGCCCGAGAGGGCGTCCAGGGTGGTCGGGAGCGCGCAGGGCCTGTACGTGTCCTCGGGGAAGGACGGGCGGCTGTCGCTCGTCATGGGCATGGACTTCGAGTTCTCGGACTACAACGGCAGCTCCTTCGTCGTCTTCTCGCGGAACCCGGTCACCAACGACCACAGGGAGCTCGCCGTCGTCGGCGGCCGCGGCAAGTTCCGCATGGCGCGCGGCTTCGCGGTGCTCCGGACGCACTACCTCGACACCGGCAACGGGGACGCCATCATAGAGTACAACGTCACTCTCCTGCACTACTGA